A section of the Kribbella sp. HUAS MG21 genome encodes:
- a CDS encoding serine hydrolase domain-containing protein produces MGVGGFSGKRLGRVRGLLEREVERGFVPGLVAVLRRHGETYVEAVGRLAFDGPGAAVPMGIDSVVRLGSMSKPIVAACVMSLVEDCTLRLDDPVDDLLPELANPRVLADPSGPVDDTVPAERPITVRDLLTFTLGTGMVPDTVPIADALDALPEGSLDEWVRGLGNLPLVHQPGERWMYDTGSDVTGALIQRATGLTLGEALRERILEPLGMKDTGFSVRPDSLDRLAAAYERDSAPTGEAVLEGGRDWAKPPAFESGGGGLVSTAEDYLRFACALLDGGGPLSRPSVTLMTSDQLTEAQRATSGFWPGYFATTSWGFGMGIVTDRTRLGPSAGSYGWTGFYGTAWYNDPAEDLTALLILQRAHAGDPSLPLPRDFWTTVYQAIDD; encoded by the coding sequence ATGGGCGTTGGCGGCTTCTCCGGGAAGCGGTTGGGGCGGGTACGCGGGCTGCTCGAGCGGGAGGTCGAGCGCGGGTTCGTGCCGGGACTGGTCGCGGTGCTGCGACGGCACGGTGAGACGTACGTCGAGGCAGTCGGGCGGCTGGCCTTCGACGGGCCCGGGGCGGCGGTGCCGATGGGGATCGACTCGGTCGTCCGGTTGGGGTCGATGTCGAAACCGATCGTCGCCGCCTGCGTCATGTCGCTGGTCGAGGACTGCACGCTGCGCCTCGACGACCCCGTGGACGACCTCCTGCCGGAACTCGCGAACCCACGGGTGCTGGCCGATCCGTCCGGCCCGGTCGACGACACCGTCCCCGCGGAACGGCCCATCACCGTCAGGGACCTGCTGACGTTCACGCTCGGCACCGGGATGGTCCCGGACACGGTCCCGATCGCGGATGCGCTCGACGCACTCCCCGAGGGCTCGCTGGACGAGTGGGTCCGCGGACTCGGCAACCTTCCGCTCGTCCATCAACCCGGCGAGCGCTGGATGTACGACACCGGCTCCGACGTCACGGGTGCGCTCATCCAGCGCGCGACTGGCCTGACGCTCGGCGAGGCGCTGCGCGAACGGATCCTCGAGCCGCTCGGCATGAAGGACACCGGCTTCAGTGTGCGCCCGGACAGCCTCGACCGGCTCGCGGCGGCGTACGAGCGGGACAGCGCCCCGACCGGCGAAGCGGTGCTCGAAGGCGGTCGCGATTGGGCCAAGCCGCCGGCGTTCGAGAGCGGTGGCGGCGGGCTCGTCTCGACGGCCGAGGACTACCTGCGGTTCGCGTGCGCACTGCTCGACGGCGGCGGGCCGCTCTCCCGGCCGTCCGTGACACTGATGACGAGCGACCAGCTCACCGAAGCGCAGCGTGCGACGTCGGGTTTCTGGCCGGGGTACTTCGCGACCACGAGCTGGGGGTTCGGGATGGGGATCGTCACCGACCGCACGCGCCTCGGCCCGTCCGCCGGAAGCTACGGCTGGACCGGCTTCTACGGTACGGCGTGGTACAACGATCCGGCCGAGGACCTGACCGCCCTGCTGATCCTGCAGCGCGCGCACGCCGGCGACCCGTCGCTGCCGCTGCCGAGAGATTTCTGGACGACCGTCTACCAGGCGATCGACGACTAG
- a CDS encoding YciI family protein, protein MQYLISVIDDRTGSATEDEMTAIRAFNEQLVADGHWVFAGGLSSPSDATVIDGRGDGEPLFTDGPFLESKEYMAGFWVFEAPDLDAALKLAAGASKACNRRLEVRPFL, encoded by the coding sequence ATGCAGTACCTGATTTCGGTGATCGACGACCGCACCGGGTCGGCGACCGAGGACGAGATGACGGCCATCCGCGCGTTCAACGAACAGTTGGTGGCCGACGGCCACTGGGTGTTCGCGGGTGGGTTGAGTTCGCCGAGCGACGCGACCGTGATCGACGGGCGCGGCGACGGGGAACCGCTGTTCACCGACGGGCCGTTCCTGGAGTCGAAGGAGTACATGGCCGGCTTCTGGGTGTTCGAGGCGCCGGACCTCGACGCGGCGCTGAAGCTCGCCGCCGGCGCGTCCAAGGCCTGCAACCGGCGGCTCGAGGTGCGGCCGTTCCTGTGA